A genomic region of Solanum dulcamara chromosome 2, daSolDulc1.2, whole genome shotgun sequence contains the following coding sequences:
- the LOC129870912 gene encoding uncharacterized protein LOC129870912, whose amino-acid sequence MGGVEFEGTVDPTVAEKWFERIERVFEQLECSDTAKFKYAVSLLQKYSYDWWVSVPNAREKPPVLTWNDFVKEFNKKYVPPAYHDVNKKEFLNLEQGSMSITEYQQKFLRLSHYAGVLAALTWERIDKEQVGRNEHKFRKAYVDSRGPSKRGRFDSSKANTFRKLSQHKQNRSSSFTASTPSYGQGKTRIPTCAQCGKNHFGTCRRASGACFNYGSFDYKVRDCPNPNPTSSPHTEGSVQKPVTIPSQGNKGARLLHPILWYLKTLFKLLKFLGRILSYI is encoded by the exons atgggtggagttgaATTTGAAGGCACTGTTGACCCTACAGTTGCCGAGAAGTGGTTCGAACGGATTGAAAGAGTGTTCGAGCAGTTAGAGTGTTCAGACACTGCCAAATTTAAGTATGCTGTCTCACTGTTACAAAAATATTCCTATGATTGGTGGGTAAGTGTACCGAATGCTAGGGAAAAACCTCCTGTTCTTACTTGGAATGATTTTGTGAAAGAATTTAATAAGAAGTATGTCCCACCTGCTTATCATGATGTAAACAAAAAGgagttcttaaatttagagCAAGGGAGTATGTCTATCACTGAATATCAGCAGAAGTTTCTCAGGCTGTCCCACTATGCTGGGG ttttaGCTGCTCTTACTTGGGAAAGGATCGACAAGGAACAAGTTGGTAGAAATGAACACAAGTTCAGGAAAGCTTATGTAGATTCACGAGGTCCATCAAAAAGGGGGAGGTTTGACAGTTCCAAAGCTAATACTTTTCGCAAGTTATCCCAACACAAGCAAAATAGATCAAGTTCCTTTACTGCCAGCACTCCAAGCTATGGCCAAGGCAAGACTCGTATACCCACTTGTGCacaatgtggaaagaatcactTTGGTACTTGTAGAAGAGCTTCCGGCGCTTGTTTTAATTATGGGAGCTTTGATTATAAAGTGAGGGATTGTCCTAATCCTAACCCCACTTCTTCTCCGCATACAGAAGGCTCGGTTCAAAAACCTGTTACCATTCCCTCTCAAGGAAATAAAGGTGCAagactgttacaccccatactctgGTACCTCAAAAcgctttttaagcttcttaagtttctgggaaggatCTTAAGTTATATTTAG